A single window of Methanoregula sp. DNA harbors:
- a CDS encoding DUF2150 family protein, whose protein sequence is MAKKDSKKAPEPEPLKLFYIFYNQERWDNWLKTLKESSFEVDPKSDEMPEGFRVLDSFSVDITLEVLKIIRLFQNKRFSKEEALDNLGKVELIVMGSAPDQDLGEIIEILQLPKLVMFASCRKYLEGKYDKDIKTLVKKGKDLIEKDMEQALDVAANIGASVLDGAACCGKYVKDDIENPTLFDEWLIECERMSEAMASLKNFDESVGDED, encoded by the coding sequence ATGGCAAAAAAGGATAGCAAAAAGGCACCAGAACCCGAACCGCTCAAGTTATTTTATATTTTTTACAACCAGGAGCGCTGGGACAACTGGTTAAAGACACTCAAAGAGTCCAGTTTTGAAGTCGATCCAAAGAGCGATGAGATGCCCGAAGGGTTCCGGGTGCTCGACAGCTTCTCGGTTGATATCACCCTTGAAGTGTTAAAGATCATCAGGCTGTTCCAGAACAAGCGTTTTTCAAAAGAAGAAGCGCTGGACAATCTCGGCAAGGTTGAACTGATCGTGATGGGATCTGCACCTGACCAAGACCTTGGGGAGATCATCGAGATCCTCCAGCTCCCCAAACTCGTGATGTTTGCCTCCTGCAGGAAATATCTTGAAGGAAAGTATGACAAAGATATCAAGACACTCGTGAAAAAAGGCAAAGACTTAATCGAGAAAGACATGGAACAGGCACTCGATGTCGCGGCAAATATCGGCGCCAGCGTCCTGGACGGGGCGGCATGCTGCGGGAAATATGTCAAAGACGATATTGAAAACCCCACCCTGTTTGACGAGTGGTTAATCGAGTGCGAGCGGATGAGCGAGGCGATGGCATCGCTCAAGAACTTCGACGAGAGTGTCGGGGACGAGGATTGA
- the thiI gene encoding tRNA 4-thiouridine(8) synthase ThiI produces the protein MKCVMVRYGELFLKSEPVKRHFIGLLMRNIKKALDSEGLPHKFDLFRGRMLVPGDDPERIASVVCRVFGVVDVSVCTRTTNSLDDLCSAAIDTAEGNLKPGMSFAIRAKRQGVFGYTSQQMGEVIGRVVSGHIAGARVDLSHPDYEIFIEARDFGGFVYDRRIEAPGGLPLGTQGRVCVLLSSGIDSPVASWLSMKRGCEVTHLHMDAGRWAGPDVKEAAVENHRRLSLWCRGFALPMLVFDSEPLYDAMEEHRIPPRNRCVICKRFMMRAGSVIVPKQHALALVTGDSLGQVASQTLPNVVVISDAATVPVLRPLITYDKQETIDIARRIGTFDAHPKDLACRAVPRMPATAAMSEEIRACEEKMDMESLVACAVKGPEIIIAKNGTIL, from the coding sequence GTGAAATGCGTGATGGTGAGGTACGGCGAGCTGTTTTTGAAAAGTGAGCCGGTCAAACGCCATTTTATCGGCCTTCTGATGCGCAATATCAAAAAGGCGCTGGACTCCGAAGGGCTCCCTCATAAATTTGACCTTTTCCGGGGCAGGATGCTGGTGCCGGGCGATGACCCCGAACGGATTGCGTCTGTCGTCTGCCGGGTCTTCGGGGTAGTCGATGTGAGCGTCTGCACCCGGACGACAAACAGCCTTGACGACCTCTGCTCCGCAGCCATTGATACTGCAGAAGGAAACCTGAAACCGGGGATGAGCTTTGCCATTAGGGCAAAACGGCAGGGGGTTTTTGGGTACACCAGCCAGCAGATGGGGGAGGTGATCGGCAGGGTGGTATCCGGCCACATTGCCGGTGCCCGTGTCGACCTCTCGCACCCCGATTATGAAATTTTTATCGAGGCACGGGACTTCGGGGGGTTTGTGTATGACCGGCGGATTGAAGCGCCCGGAGGACTCCCGCTCGGCACGCAGGGCAGGGTCTGCGTCCTGCTCTCATCTGGTATTGATTCGCCTGTTGCATCGTGGCTTTCAATGAAGCGCGGGTGCGAAGTGACGCACCTGCACATGGATGCCGGGCGTTGGGCAGGCCCGGACGTTAAAGAGGCTGCGGTTGAGAACCACCGGCGGCTTTCGCTCTGGTGCCGGGGCTTTGCCCTCCCGATGCTCGTGTTTGACAGCGAACCGCTCTATGATGCGATGGAGGAGCACCGGATCCCGCCCCGTAACCGGTGCGTGATCTGCAAACGGTTCATGATGCGGGCAGGCAGCGTCATTGTCCCAAAGCAGCACGCCCTTGCGCTTGTTACCGGCGACAGCCTCGGGCAGGTCGCCTCCCAGACGCTCCCCAACGTTGTTGTCATTTCGGACGCAGCAACTGTTCCGGTGCTTCGCCCCCTCATCACGTATGACAAGCAGGAAACAATCGACATCGCCCGCCGGATCGGGACGTTCGATGCCCATCCAAAAGATCTTGCGTGCCGGGCAGTCCCGAGAATGCCGGCGACTGCTGCCATGTCTGAAGAGATCCGGGCTTGCGAGGAAAAAATGGATATGGAGTCTCTTGTTGCCTGCGCAGTAAAGGGACCGGAAATTATCATTGCAAAAAACGGGACAATCCTTTGA
- a CDS encoding radical SAM protein — MPPSEHQPRYLRLLATGELEDRREKASALLQECTVCPRGCRVNRSEGETGFCKTGMRAQVTSFGPHFGEEPELVGRRGSGTIFISHCNLACEYCQNYTISQCGHGQETTPGDLGAMMLSLQRQGCHNINIVTPSHVVPQILDAVSVAAAQGLRIPLVYNSGGYDSVDTIRLLDGVVDIYMPDAKYGRDEIALALSHAPDYVPVMKSALREMHRQVGDLVVEQGVAARGMIIRHLVLPGNLADSEIVLKFIADGISRDSYVNIMAQYRPAWHAVHIADRQPAFHSLKRPVTGREFRYAIQCAKDAGLYRGFPVL, encoded by the coding sequence ATGCCGCCTTCAGAGCATCAGCCCCGATACCTCAGACTGCTCGCAACCGGTGAACTGGAAGACCGGAGAGAGAAAGCATCAGCACTCCTGCAGGAGTGCACGGTCTGCCCCCGCGGGTGCCGGGTGAACCGCTCCGAGGGGGAAACGGGTTTTTGCAAAACAGGTATGCGGGCGCAGGTAACAAGTTTCGGGCCGCATTTCGGCGAGGAGCCGGAACTTGTCGGGCGAAGGGGTTCCGGCACGATCTTTATATCTCACTGTAACCTTGCATGCGAGTATTGCCAGAACTATACCATCAGCCAGTGCGGGCACGGGCAGGAAACAACTCCCGGAGATCTTGGGGCAATGATGCTCTCATTGCAGCGGCAGGGATGCCATAACATCAACATTGTCACGCCTTCGCATGTCGTGCCGCAGATCCTCGATGCCGTAAGCGTCGCTGCAGCACAGGGGCTCCGCATCCCGCTCGTTTATAATTCCGGGGGATATGACTCCGTGGACACGATCAGACTTCTTGACGGGGTAGTTGACATTTACATGCCGGATGCAAAATACGGGAGGGATGAGATTGCCCTTGCGCTCTCCCATGCCCCTGATTATGTACCGGTCATGAAATCGGCCCTAAGGGAGATGCACCGGCAGGTCGGAGACCTCGTGGTTGAGCAGGGTGTTGCGGCAAGGGGGATGATCATCCGCCATCTTGTCCTGCCGGGTAATCTTGCTGACAGCGAAATTGTCCTGAAATTTATTGCAGACGGGATCTCGCGGGATTCGTACGTCAATATCATGGCACAGTACCGTCCCGCGTGGCATGCTGTGCACATTGCAGACCGGCAACCCGCATTCCACAGCCTGAAAAGACCGGTGACGGGCAGGGAGTTCCGTTACGCGATCCAGTGTGCAAAGGATGCCGGATTATATCGCGGGTTTCCTGTTTTATAA
- a CDS encoding PAS domain S-box protein codes for MKFDWTELSFSGISERIWRIFLFTITALLVFFTYYCVSRGITTIFMHLYYFPIIIFAYRYQKKGVLCSALLGVSYVLMVVYFNPLNGSEIIGAVERFITFMGVALIIAYLSIHLKRKQSEIQRLSQFQENIISNALVWLTVLDSKGTILVWNKAAEDISGYLAGEVVGKNSIWKQLYPDMLYRKNITGTIRRIINENKYFEHFESVILTKKGDLRIISWNTRAIPSEQGVLPSFVAIGTDITERKQAEDALKESEARYSALFYHNNTVSLLIDPDTGMIVDANSAACTYYGYTREQLTGMRIFDLNRLPAEKVLRDLSVAKNEKERHFFSNHFLASGERRNVEIFSGPITVRGKPLFYSIIHDITDRKKAEAALKESEHQLAEIIDHLPDATLVIDRAGKVVAWNKAIEEMTGVKAQDMVGKGNYEYALPFYGTRRPILVDLIFESDEVLERKYYNIIQRYGDLIIAETDLPQPLGRVRTLWGKASPLYDEKGNKTGAIETIRDVTERKKAEDRLRSFNEELERGIAERTAKINASLQEKVVLLREIHHRVKNNLQIVISLLNLQTRQIDDENVKKMLQESQNRIKVMALVHEKLYRSEDLSHIILSEYIRNLVTILLDYYVLDRGLVTAKIEMKDITLNIDTAIPIGLMVNELISNSLKHAFPEGRKGEIEISIKKTERQLTIIYKDNGVGIPEGFDWRNAPSLGLRLVISLVEQLSGTIGLDRAKGTMFTIIVKEK; via the coding sequence ATGAAATTCGACTGGACTGAACTAAGTTTTTCCGGAATATCTGAACGGATCTGGAGGATATTTCTCTTTACTATAACAGCGCTGCTGGTTTTTTTCACGTATTACTGTGTTTCCCGGGGAATAACCACAATTTTCATGCACCTGTATTATTTCCCAATCATCATATTCGCCTACCGGTACCAGAAAAAAGGGGTTTTGTGTTCAGCATTACTGGGAGTGTCCTACGTCCTGATGGTGGTGTATTTTAATCCCCTGAATGGTTCTGAAATCATTGGTGCAGTCGAACGTTTTATCACATTTATGGGGGTTGCGCTGATCATTGCGTACCTCTCAATACACCTTAAAAGGAAACAATCTGAGATCCAGAGGCTCAGCCAGTTCCAGGAAAATATCATTTCCAATGCATTGGTATGGCTGACGGTGCTTGATTCAAAGGGGACGATCCTGGTCTGGAACAAGGCTGCTGAAGATATCAGCGGGTACTTGGCCGGCGAAGTTGTGGGAAAAAACTCCATCTGGAAGCAGCTGTATCCCGACATGTTGTACCGGAAAAATATTACCGGTACCATCAGGAGGATCATCAATGAGAACAAATACTTCGAACATTTCGAATCGGTTATCCTCACAAAAAAAGGTGATCTCAGGATAATCTCGTGGAACACCCGTGCGATCCCCTCCGAACAGGGTGTTTTGCCCAGTTTTGTCGCGATCGGGACAGACATCACCGAACGAAAACAGGCTGAAGATGCATTAAAAGAGAGCGAGGCGCGCTACAGCGCACTGTTCTATCATAACAACACCGTTTCCCTGCTCATCGACCCGGATACCGGGATGATAGTCGATGCAAACTCTGCCGCCTGCACCTATTACGGATACACCCGCGAACAGCTGACCGGCATGCGGATCTTCGATCTCAACCGGCTCCCCGCAGAAAAAGTGCTCCGGGACCTGTCCGTTGCAAAAAATGAGAAGGAGCGGCATTTCTTCTCAAATCACTTCCTTGCCAGCGGGGAACGCCGGAACGTTGAGATCTTCTCCGGCCCCATCACCGTCAGGGGCAAGCCGCTCTTTTATTCGATCATCCATGACATTACGGACCGGAAGAAGGCCGAGGCGGCATTAAAAGAGTCTGAACACCAGCTTGCCGAGATCATCGATCACCTGCCGGATGCGACGCTCGTTATCGATCGGGCGGGAAAGGTCGTTGCATGGAATAAGGCGATCGAAGAGATGACCGGTGTTAAGGCACAGGATATGGTGGGAAAGGGAAACTATGAATACGCACTCCCCTTTTACGGGACAAGAAGACCTATCCTTGTCGACCTTATATTTGAATCAGACGAGGTGCTGGAGCGGAAATATTACAATATTATCCAGAGATACGGGGACCTGATCATTGCGGAAACAGACCTGCCACAGCCGCTCGGGAGAGTCAGGACCTTATGGGGAAAGGCAAGCCCCCTCTATGATGAAAAGGGAAACAAGACCGGGGCTATCGAGACGATCCGGGATGTCACGGAACGTAAAAAAGCCGAGGACAGGCTCCGCTCCTTCAATGAGGAACTGGAACGGGGAATTGCAGAACGCACCGCCAAGATCAATGCGTCCCTGCAGGAAAAAGTCGTGCTCCTGCGAGAGATCCATCATCGCGTCAAAAATAACCTCCAGATAGTCATCAGCCTCTTAAACCTCCAGACACGGCAGATTGATGATGAGAATGTAAAAAAGATGCTCCAGGAAAGCCAGAACCGGATCAAAGTCATGGCACTGGTGCACGAGAAGCTGTACCGTTCCGAAGATCTTTCCCATATCATCCTTTCAGAATACATCCGCAATCTGGTGACGATCCTCCTTGATTATTACGTCCTTGACCGGGGCCTGGTCACTGCAAAAATCGAGATGAAGGACATCACCTTGAATATTGACACCGCCATCCCCATCGGCCTTATGGTCAATGAACTGATCTCAAACTCACTAAAACATGCATTTCCCGAAGGAAGAAAAGGCGAGATTGAAATTTCAATAAAAAAAACAGAACGCCAGCTCACGATCATATACAAGGATAACGGGGTGGGAATCCCGGAGGGTTTTGACTGGCGTAATGCCCCGTCGCTGGGACTCCGGCTGGTGATTTCCCTTGTAGAGCAGCTCTCGGGTACCATCGGACTGGACCGGGCCAAAGGAACAATGTTTACAATAATTGTAAAAGAAAAATAA
- the pap gene encoding polyphosphate:AMP phosphotransferase: MFEHYDLTKTTDDKTFEKSIEPLQQQLGVLQRSLRDHKIPTIIVVEGWNASGITMVINELIHFLDPRGFSMHSIGSPNDEERARPLLWRFQVRTPAKGRIAIFARSWYSRALAEKMSGIDWKNGMKRSISSINSYERHLSDDGAIVIKFFLHISKEEQKKRLNERENDPLTSWMITRGDWDFHHHYDNYLPIIEQFIQGTDFPNAPWTIVEATDKNHTILKVYSTVIKTLEKHLPSKNSHGKKEKEEDIIKPKKTGFKRKSAAPVSLSKAEYQADLLKYQEKIRDLQYSLYKRKIPLIIVYEGWDAAGKGGNIMRLVRHMNPRGYDVVPIGPPDQTELDHHYLWRFYTRFPNNGHITVFDRSWYGRVLVERVEGFCKPHEWKRAYNEINEMEEVYVGSGGGLVKFWLEISKDEQLDRFNQRQNDPLKQWKITDEDWRNRKKWDEYEEALDEMLARTSTQLAPWTVVESDDKQYARVKTLRTVTDYIEEWLLR, from the coding sequence ATGTTTGAACATTATGACCTGACCAAAACGACCGATGACAAGACCTTTGAGAAGTCCATTGAACCTCTCCAGCAGCAGCTTGGCGTCCTGCAGCGTTCCCTTCGCGACCATAAGATTCCGACCATCATCGTAGTCGAGGGGTGGAATGCATCCGGGATCACGATGGTCATCAACGAACTCATCCATTTCCTCGATCCCCGTGGCTTTTCCATGCACTCGATCGGTTCCCCAAATGATGAAGAGCGTGCACGCCCGCTTCTCTGGCGCTTCCAGGTGCGGACACCCGCCAAGGGACGGATTGCAATCTTTGCAAGGAGCTGGTACAGCCGGGCCCTTGCAGAAAAGATGTCGGGGATCGACTGGAAGAATGGCATGAAACGCTCAATCTCATCGATCAACAGTTACGAACGGCATCTCTCGGACGACGGGGCTATTGTCATAAAATTTTTCCTGCATATAAGCAAGGAAGAGCAGAAAAAACGGCTTAATGAACGGGAGAACGATCCCCTGACTTCGTGGATGATCACCCGCGGGGATTGGGACTTCCACCACCATTACGACAATTACCTGCCCATCATCGAACAGTTCATTCAGGGCACGGATTTTCCCAATGCACCATGGACAATCGTGGAAGCGACCGATAAGAACCATACAATCTTAAAAGTTTATTCAACAGTCATCAAAACGCTTGAAAAGCACCTCCCCTCAAAAAATTCCCACGGAAAAAAAGAGAAAGAGGAGGATATCATAAAGCCAAAAAAGACCGGTTTCAAACGAAAGTCTGCAGCACCCGTCTCTTTATCAAAGGCTGAATACCAGGCGGATCTGTTGAAGTATCAGGAAAAGATCCGTGATCTCCAGTATTCCCTGTACAAACGCAAGATCCCCCTCATAATCGTGTATGAGGGTTGGGATGCTGCCGGGAAAGGAGGCAATATAATGCGGCTTGTACGGCACATGAACCCCCGGGGTTATGATGTCGTCCCGATTGGGCCCCCCGACCAGACAGAACTTGATCATCACTACCTCTGGCGTTTTTATACGAGATTCCCGAACAACGGACATATCACGGTCTTTGACCGCAGCTGGTACGGCCGGGTGCTTGTGGAGCGTGTTGAAGGATTCTGCAAACCCCATGAATGGAAGCGGGCGTATAACGAGATCAACGAGATGGAGGAGGTCTATGTCGGGAGCGGGGGGGGGCTTGTGAAGTTCTGGCTCGAGATCTCAAAGGATGAGCAGCTTGACCGTTTCAACCAGCGGCAGAACGACCCGCTCAAGCAGTGGAAGATTACCGATGAGGACTGGAGGAACCGGAAGAAATGGGACGAATACGAGGAGGCGTTAGACGAGATGCTCGCACGCACCAGTACCCAGCTTGCCCCGTGGACTGTTGTCGAATCGGATGACAAACAGTACGCGAGGGTAAAGACGCTCCGGACCGTCACCGACTATATCGAAGAGTGGTTGTTACGATAA
- the pscS gene encoding O-phospho-L-seryl-tRNA:Cys-tRNA synthase: MRCGAGIEARMVDELAINIDPIQAGGRLTADAMKAVIAYGDGYSVCDNCRKPNRLDYISKPPIAEFHKDIAVWLNMDAARVVPGARRGFQAVAHTYVHKGDPVLLTSLSHYTGFLAVEGAGGIACEIPADDRQIVTADAAAHKIEEVRKQHGRLPVLAFIDHVDYQYGNVHEVQAIAKVAHQYDIPVLYNGAYTVGIMPVDGKSLGADFVIGSGHKSMAAPAPSGVLACTAERAKEVFRTTMIAGDVTGRKFGIKEPEMMGCTLMGVTLVGMMASFPHVKERVKHFGRELENAAVVIDALRSIEGTRVLSEYPRKHALTRVDTTASFDTVAQTHKKRGFFFSGALSERGVTGIIPGATRVWKYNTYGMTQRQAQYVAAVFIGIAQENGLKVT; encoded by the coding sequence ATGAGGTGCGGTGCCGGCATCGAAGCCCGGATGGTCGACGAGCTTGCGATCAACATCGACCCGATACAGGCCGGGGGAAGGCTGACGGCGGACGCGATGAAAGCGGTGATCGCGTACGGCGACGGGTACTCGGTCTGCGATAACTGCCGCAAGCCCAACCGTCTGGATTATATCAGCAAACCGCCGATCGCGGAGTTCCATAAGGATATCGCGGTATGGCTGAACATGGACGCAGCCCGTGTCGTGCCCGGTGCACGCCGGGGGTTCCAGGCAGTCGCCCACACGTACGTGCACAAAGGCGATCCCGTCCTGCTCACATCCCTGTCTCATTATACCGGATTCCTCGCAGTGGAGGGGGCGGGGGGTATCGCGTGCGAGATCCCGGCAGACGACCGGCAAATCGTGACAGCGGACGCTGCAGCGCACAAGATTGAGGAAGTCCGTAAGCAGCACGGGCGGCTCCCCGTCCTTGCCTTTATCGACCATGTGGATTACCAGTACGGCAATGTCCATGAAGTGCAGGCAATAGCAAAGGTCGCGCACCAGTATGACATCCCCGTGCTGTATAACGGTGCATACACGGTCGGGATCATGCCGGTAGATGGCAAAAGCCTGGGCGCTGACTTTGTGATCGGTTCCGGGCACAAGAGCATGGCGGCACCTGCGCCATCCGGAGTACTTGCATGCACCGCGGAACGTGCCAAAGAAGTGTTCCGCACGACAATGATCGCCGGGGATGTGACCGGCAGGAAATTTGGGATCAAGGAACCTGAGATGATGGGGTGCACGCTGATGGGCGTTACCCTTGTCGGCATGATGGCGTCATTCCCCCATGTGAAGGAGCGGGTGAAGCATTTTGGACGCGAATTGGAAAACGCGGCGGTTGTCATCGACGCACTCCGTTCCATTGAAGGGACACGCGTGCTGTCAGAATATCCACGGAAACACGCCCTCACCCGTGTGGATACGACCGCATCGTTTGACACGGTTGCACAGACGCATAAAAAACGCGGGTTCTTTTTCTCCGGTGCACTGTCAGAGAGAGGCGTCACCGGGATCATTCCCGGCGCAACACGCGTCTGGAAATACAATACCTATGGTATGACACAGCGGCAGGCACAGTACGTCGCAGCAGTGTTTATAGGGATTGCACAGGAGAACGGGCTGAAGGTCACCTGA
- a CDS encoding saccharopine dehydrogenase NADP-binding domain-containing protein codes for MEFKNKVLIIGYGAVSKCMLPILLRHVNIPLEMITIIDFKEKSTDLKAWTSQGLRFFKRKVSPKNLDRILSDYLSPGGLLIDLAWNIDCCAIVQWCHDHDVLYVNTSVEAWDPQGERFTASPYEKSLYFRQMKLRELTKDWKDTTTCVVDHGANPGLISHFAKHGLVDIAERMIYDGIAPDPNRMNNLIQAEDFAGLAMETGIKVIHCSERDTQISRSPKKVDEFVGTWCIEGLLEEGTAPAEIGWGTHEKELPEQAHVPPAGPKNGIMLARMGINTWVRSWIPHQEIVGMVIRHGEAFGISDRWTVWKDGKAIYRPTVNYAYMPCDATIASLHELRGRNYELQPKLRIMNDREIVSGSDILGALLMGHPYNSWWTGSILPIEEARRLAPGQNATTIQVALGVVSAVMWMIGNPRKGFCLPDDLPHEFVLNIAKPYLGEFLSGPSDWTPVKNRVVYFKENPKNAFDRTDVWQFKNFLFVQ; via the coding sequence ATGGAATTCAAAAACAAGGTGTTGATCATCGGGTATGGTGCCGTGTCCAAGTGTATGCTCCCAATCTTGCTGCGGCACGTAAACATCCCGCTTGAAATGATCACGATCATCGATTTCAAGGAAAAATCAACGGACCTCAAGGCATGGACCTCGCAGGGGCTCAGGTTTTTCAAGAGGAAAGTGTCTCCTAAAAATCTCGACCGGATACTCTCCGATTACCTTTCACCGGGAGGGCTGCTGATCGACCTTGCATGGAACATTGACTGCTGTGCGATCGTGCAGTGGTGTCATGACCATGACGTCCTGTACGTGAACACCTCGGTTGAAGCATGGGACCCGCAGGGCGAAAGGTTTACGGCGAGCCCGTACGAGAAGTCCCTGTACTTCCGGCAGATGAAGCTCCGCGAGCTCACCAAAGACTGGAAGGATACCACCACATGCGTGGTCGACCATGGCGCCAATCCCGGCCTGATCTCCCATTTTGCCAAGCACGGGCTTGTGGATATTGCAGAACGGATGATTTATGACGGGATCGCACCGGACCCGAATAGGATGAATAATCTGATCCAGGCGGAGGACTTTGCCGGGCTTGCCATGGAGACCGGCATAAAAGTGATCCACTGCTCCGAAAGGGACACCCAGATCTCGCGGTCGCCAAAAAAGGTTGACGAGTTTGTGGGTACATGGTGTATCGAAGGGCTGCTGGAGGAAGGGACCGCCCCGGCAGAGATCGGATGGGGCACTCATGAAAAAGAGCTGCCTGAACAGGCCCATGTACCTCCCGCAGGGCCAAAGAACGGAATCATGCTCGCCCGCATGGGGATCAATACCTGGGTCCGGTCATGGATCCCGCACCAGGAGATCGTGGGGATGGTCATCCGGCACGGGGAGGCATTCGGCATCTCGGACCGGTGGACGGTCTGGAAGGACGGAAAGGCAATCTACCGCCCAACGGTGAATTACGCGTACATGCCCTGCGATGCAACGATTGCGTCACTGCACGAGCTGCGGGGCAGGAATTACGAGCTCCAGCCTAAACTCCGGATCATGAACGACCGGGAGATCGTGAGCGGCTCTGATATTTTAGGCGCTCTTTTAATGGGCCACCCGTACAATTCGTGGTGGACCGGCAGCATCCTCCCGATCGAGGAAGCACGAAGACTTGCACCCGGGCAGAATGCGACCACGATCCAGGTCGCGCTGGGGGTCGTCTCCGCCGTGATGTGGATGATCGGCAACCCGAGGAAAGGTTTCTGCCTCCCGGATGACCTCCCGCACGAATTTGTCCTAAATATTGCAAAACCGTACCTTGGTGAGTTCCTGTCCGGCCCGTCAGACTGGACGCCTGTAAAGAACAGGGTGGTATATTTCAAGGAAAATCCGAAAAATGCTTTTGACCGGACCGATGTCTGGCAATTCAAAAACTTCTTATTTGTGCAATGA
- a CDS encoding type III PLP-dependent enzyme, with product MAIAAKPKEKRSNSEGHDSGVPHIDLARKELLQGLAAEHGTPLFVIDHEKIRENYHEFREHMPNVQVYYAVKANSNPEIVKTLFSLGCSFDVASMPEFMIVWENIRDMPDKERQDWIWDKIIYANTIKPIETLESLDQYKPLVTFDNSFELVKIREHAPHAGLVLRLRVPNTGSMVELSSKFGAHPGEAVDLIVKAFELGLVVEGLSFHVGSQCTNFENYIQALHLSADIIKETETRTGQKIRILDIGGGFPVKYHPDVKSIKTLARKLNAEIKRLFPPDMQILAEPGRFLVANTCSLVSKVIGKAFRDGKPCYYINDGIYHTYSGQIFDHVNYPVLSFKDGKTRISAVFGPTCDAFDTITLSAELPDLEIGDLVYSENMGAYTIASSTFFNGFPPAKVVHINR from the coding sequence ATGGCAATAGCTGCAAAACCAAAAGAAAAGAGATCCAATAGTGAGGGGCATGACAGCGGGGTCCCCCATATTGACCTGGCACGAAAGGAACTGCTGCAGGGTCTTGCAGCGGAGCACGGGACCCCCCTCTTTGTCATAGACCACGAGAAGATCCGGGAGAACTACCACGAGTTCAGGGAGCACATGCCCAATGTGCAGGTCTACTATGCTGTCAAGGCAAACTCGAACCCCGAGATTGTGAAAACGCTTTTTTCCCTGGGCTGCAGTTTTGATGTCGCGTCCATGCCGGAGTTCATGATCGTGTGGGAAAATATCCGGGATATGCCGGACAAGGAACGGCAGGACTGGATCTGGGACAAGATCATCTATGCCAATACGATAAAACCCATCGAGACGCTGGAGTCCCTTGACCAGTACAAGCCGCTGGTCACTTTCGATAACAGCTTTGAGCTTGTAAAGATCAGGGAACATGCCCCACACGCAGGTCTTGTCCTGCGGCTGAGAGTCCCCAATACCGGTTCCATGGTGGAGCTCTCCTCAAAGTTCGGGGCGCACCCCGGGGAAGCAGTCGACCTGATCGTGAAAGCGTTTGAACTCGGTCTTGTTGTGGAAGGTTTAAGCTTCCATGTCGGCAGCCAGTGCACCAATTTCGAGAACTATATCCAGGCCCTGCACCTGTCTGCGGATATTATTAAAGAGACCGAGACCCGTACCGGGCAGAAGATCAGGATCCTGGATATCGGCGGCGGTTTCCCGGTAAAGTACCATCCCGATGTAAAATCCATAAAAACGCTTGCAAGAAAACTGAATGCCGAGATCAAACGGCTGTTCCCTCCGGATATGCAGATCCTTGCCGAGCCCGGGAGGTTCCTTGTCGCCAATACCTGTTCGCTGGTGTCTAAAGTGATCGGCAAGGCATTCCGCGACGGGAAACCCTGCTATTATATCAATGACGGTATCTATCACACGTATTCCGGGCAGATCTTTGACCATGTGAATTACCCGGTGTTGTCGTTTAAGGACGGCAAGACAAGGATATCAGCAGTGTTCGGGCCGACCTGCGACGCTTTTGATACGATCACCCTCTCCGCAGAGCTGCCGGACCTTGAGATCGGCGACCTTGTATATTCTGAAAATATGGGCGCTTATACGATCGCCTCGTCAACATTCTTCAACGGGTTCCCGCCGGCAAAAGTTGTGCATATCAACCGGTGA